The following proteins are encoded in a genomic region of Agromyces sp. CF514:
- the rpoB gene encoding DNA-directed RNA polymerase subunit beta: MAAARNATTPTPKNGRGASRLSFAKVTDTLTVPDLLALQTESFDWLVGNDAWKARVEEAVEAGRKDLPEATGLEEIFEEISPIEDLGETMQLSFTNPELEPPKYTIDECKEKGKTYSAPLYVNAEFMNHLTGEIKTQTVFMGDFPLMTARGTFVINGTERVVVSQLVRSPGVYFERTPEKTSDKDIYSARVIPSRGAWLEFEIDKRDQVGVRIDRKRKQSVTVFLKALGLTSEEILEQFAGYESIALTLEKDNILTKEEALKDIYRKLRPGEQVAAEAARALLDNFYFNPKRYDLAKVGRYKINTKLGLEAPLTDSVLTVEDIVATIKYLVALHDERTTLPGRRNGQAIELRLDVDDIDNFGNRRIRAVGELIQNQVRTGLSRMERVVRERMTTQDIEAITPQTLINVRPVVAAIKEFFGTSQLSQFMDQNNPLAGLTHKRRLSALGPGGLSRDRAGVEVRDVHPSHYGRMCPIETPEGPNIGLIGSLASFARINSFGFIETPYRKVVGGKVTDEIEYLTAMEENGVVVAQANAPLKSDGHFSEERVLAREAGGEVDMVPADEISYMDVSPRQMVSVGTSLIPFLEHDDANRALMGANMQRQAVPLLRSDSPFVGTGMEGYAAIDAGDVVTADKPGVVTEVSADSVTVQLDEGGTQTYWLRKFDRSNQGTSYNNRVIVTAGERIEAGEVIADGPATDNGELALGKNLLVAFMPWEGHNFEDAIILSQNLVKDDVLSSIHIEEYEVDARDTKLGKEEITRDLPNVSPDLLSDLDERGIIRIGAEVRPGDILVGKVTPKGETELSAEERLLRAIFNEKSREVRDTSLKVPHGEQGTIIAVKEFSAENDDELGSGVNQRVVVYIAQKRKITEGDKLAGRHGNKGVISKILPVEDMPFLADGTPVDVILNPLGIPGRMNFGQVLETHLGWVAKQGWKVEGNPAWAKKLPKDAHEAAPGTKVATPVFDGALEEEIAGLLDSTLPNRDGERLIDSSGKTQLFDGRSGEPFPYPVSVGYMYILKLHHLVDDKIHARSTGPYSMITQQPLGGKAQFGGQRFGEMEVWALEAYGAAYALQELLTIKSDDILGRVKVYEAIVKGENIQEPGIPESFKVLMKEMQSLCLNVEVLSADGTAVSLRDTDDEAFRAAEELGINISARFESSNIDEI, encoded by the coding sequence TTGGCTGCTGCGCGCAACGCGACCACGCCCACTCCCAAGAACGGACGCGGTGCAAGCCGTCTCTCGTTCGCCAAGGTCACCGACACCCTCACCGTACCCGACCTGCTCGCCCTGCAGACCGAGTCCTTCGACTGGCTCGTCGGCAACGACGCATGGAAGGCACGTGTCGAGGAGGCCGTCGAGGCCGGCCGCAAGGACCTGCCCGAGGCGACCGGTCTTGAAGAGATCTTCGAGGAGATCTCCCCGATCGAGGACCTCGGCGAGACCATGCAGCTCTCGTTCACGAACCCCGAGCTCGAGCCGCCGAAGTACACGATCGACGAGTGCAAGGAGAAGGGCAAGACCTACTCCGCACCGCTCTACGTGAACGCCGAGTTCATGAACCACCTCACCGGCGAGATCAAGACGCAGACCGTCTTCATGGGCGACTTCCCGCTCATGACCGCGCGCGGCACGTTCGTCATCAACGGCACCGAGCGCGTCGTAGTCTCGCAGCTCGTGCGTTCGCCCGGCGTCTACTTCGAGCGCACCCCCGAGAAGACCTCCGACAAGGACATCTACTCGGCCCGCGTCATCCCGAGCCGTGGCGCATGGCTCGAGTTCGAGATCGACAAGCGCGACCAGGTCGGCGTGCGCATCGACCGCAAGCGCAAGCAGTCGGTCACGGTCTTCCTGAAGGCCCTCGGCCTCACGAGCGAGGAGATCCTCGAGCAGTTCGCCGGCTACGAGTCGATCGCCCTCACCCTCGAGAAGGACAACATCCTCACGAAGGAAGAGGCGCTCAAGGACATCTACCGCAAGCTCCGTCCGGGCGAGCAGGTCGCAGCCGAGGCCGCACGTGCGCTCCTCGACAACTTCTACTTCAACCCGAAGCGCTACGATCTCGCCAAGGTCGGCCGCTACAAGATCAACACCAAGCTCGGCCTCGAGGCTCCCCTCACCGACTCGGTGCTGACGGTCGAAGACATCGTCGCGACGATCAAGTACCTCGTCGCCCTGCACGACGAGCGCACCACGCTGCCCGGCCGTCGCAACGGCCAGGCGATCGAGCTGCGCCTCGACGTCGACGACATCGACAACTTCGGCAACCGTCGCATCCGCGCGGTCGGCGAGCTGATCCAGAACCAGGTCCGCACCGGCCTCTCGCGCATGGAGCGCGTCGTCCGCGAGCGCATGACCACGCAGGACATCGAGGCGATCACGCCCCAGACCCTGATCAACGTGCGACCCGTCGTCGCGGCGATCAAGGAGTTCTTCGGAACGTCGCAGCTGTCGCAGTTCATGGACCAGAACAACCCGCTCGCGGGCCTGACCCACAAGCGTCGCCTCTCGGCGCTCGGCCCCGGCGGTCTCTCGCGAGACCGCGCCGGCGTCGAGGTCCGTGACGTCCACCCCTCGCACTACGGCCGCATGTGCCCGATCGAGACCCCTGAAGGCCCGAACATCGGCCTGATCGGCTCGCTCGCGTCGTTCGCGCGCATCAACTCGTTCGGTTTCATCGAGACGCCGTACCGCAAGGTCGTCGGCGGCAAGGTCACCGACGAGATCGAGTACCTCACCGCCATGGAGGAGAACGGCGTCGTCGTCGCACAGGCGAACGCACCGCTCAAGTCCGACGGGCACTTCTCCGAGGAGCGCGTGCTCGCACGTGAGGCCGGCGGCGAGGTCGACATGGTCCCCGCCGACGAGATCAGCTACATGGACGTCTCGCCGCGCCAGATGGTGTCGGTCGGCACCTCGCTCATCCCCTTCCTCGAGCACGACGACGCGAACCGCGCCCTCATGGGTGCGAACATGCAGCGTCAGGCCGTGCCGCTGCTCCGCAGCGACTCGCCGTTCGTCGGCACCGGCATGGAGGGCTACGCGGCCATCGACGCCGGTGACGTGGTCACCGCCGACAAGCCCGGTGTCGTCACCGAGGTCTCGGCCGACTCGGTCACCGTGCAGCTCGACGAGGGCGGCACGCAGACCTACTGGCTGCGCAAGTTCGACCGCTCCAACCAGGGCACGTCGTACAACAACCGCGTCATCGTGACCGCGGGCGAGCGCATCGAGGCCGGCGAGGTCATCGCCGACGGTCCCGCGACCGACAACGGCGAGCTCGCGCTCGGCAAGAACCTGCTCGTGGCGTTCATGCCGTGGGAGGGCCACAACTTCGAAGACGCGATCATCCTCAGCCAGAACCTGGTGAAGGACGACGTGCTCTCCTCGATCCACATCGAGGAGTACGAGGTCGACGCCCGCGACACGAAGCTCGGCAAGGAGGAGATCACGCGTGACCTCCCCAACGTCAGCCCCGACCTGCTCTCCGACCTCGACGAGCGCGGCATCATCCGCATCGGCGCCGAGGTCCGCCCCGGCGACATCCTCGTCGGCAAGGTCACGCCGAAGGGCGAGACCGAGCTGTCGGCAGAGGAGCGACTCCTCCGCGCGATCTTCAACGAGAAGAGCCGCGAGGTCCGCGACACGTCCCTGAAGGTGCCTCACGGCGAGCAGGGCACGATCATCGCGGTCAAGGAGTTCTCGGCCGAGAACGACGACGAGCTCGGCTCGGGCGTCAACCAGCGCGTGGTCGTCTACATCGCCCAGAAGCGCAAGATCACCGAGGGCGACAAGCTCGCCGGCCGCCACGGCAACAAGGGCGTCATCTCGAAGATCCTGCCGGTCGAGGACATGCCGTTCCTCGCCGACGGCACCCCCGTCGACGTGATCCTCAACCCGCTCGGCATCCCGGGCCGAATGAACTTCGGCCAGGTGCTCGAGACCCACCTCGGATGGGTCGCCAAGCAGGGCTGGAAGGTCGAGGGCAACCCGGCCTGGGCCAAGAAGCTCCCGAAGGACGCGCACGAGGCCGCGCCCGGCACCAAGGTCGCGACCCCCGTCTTCGACGGCGCCCTCGAAGAGGAGATCGCGGGTCTGCTCGACTCGACGCTCCCCAACCGCGACGGCGAGCGCCTCATCGACTCGAGCGGCAAGACGCAGCTCTTCGACGGCCGCTCGGGCGAGCCCTTCCCGTACCCGGTCTCGGTCGGCTACATGTACATCCTGAAGCTGCACCACCTCGTCGACGACAAGATCCACGCGCGTTCGACGGGCCCGTACTCGATGATCACCCAGCAGCCGCTCGGTGGTAAGGCGCAGTTCGGTGGACAGCGATTCGGTGAGATGGAGGTGTGGGCCCTCGAGGCCTACGGCGCCGCATACGCGCTCCAGGAGCTCCTCACGATCAAGTCCGACGACATCCTCGGCCGCGTCAAGGTGTACGAGGCGATCGTCAAGGGCGAGAACATCCAGGAGCCCGGCATCCCCGAGTCCTTCAAGGTGCTCATGAAGGAGATGCAGTCGCTCTGCCTGAACGTCGAGGTCCTCTCGGCCGACGGCACCGCGGTCTCGCTCCGCGACACCGACGACGAGGCCTTCCGCGCAGCGGAAGAGCTCGGCATCAACATCTCCGCGCGCTTCGAGTCGTCGAACATCGACGAGATCTAA